Proteins co-encoded in one Methanobrevibacter olleyae genomic window:
- a CDS encoding hydroxymethylglutaryl-CoA synthase: MAGIVGYGASVPSYRIKVEEIAKVWGDNADSISNGLIVNEKSVPSSDEDTATIAVTAARYALARSQINPQDIEAVYVGSESHPYAVKPTATIVAEAIGATPDMTAADLEFACKAGTAGIQATMGLVDSGMIKYGLAIGADTSQGAPGDALEYTASAGGAAYIIGNKNTIADFGTTYSFTTDTPDFYRREGQPFPSHGGRFTGDPAYFKHVFGAAKGLLEKTDSKAEDYDYALFHQPNGKFYIRVAKKLGFTQEQYKDGLLAPNVGNTYSGAVPLALSNVLDKAEPGDKIFIVSYGSGAGSDGFTLTVNDRIEEVKSLAPTTEEIISKKIYVDYAVYAKFKGKLRMV; this comes from the coding sequence ATGGCAGGAATTGTTGGATATGGGGCAAGTGTGCCATCATATAGAATAAAAGTAGAAGAAATCGCAAAAGTATGGGGAGATAATGCTGATTCAATTTCAAACGGTTTAATCGTTAATGAAAAATCAGTGCCTTCTTCTGATGAAGATACTGCAACTATTGCAGTTACTGCTGCAAGATATGCATTAGCAAGATCACAAATTAATCCTCAAGACATTGAGGCAGTTTATGTTGGTTCTGAATCTCATCCTTATGCAGTAAAACCAACTGCTACTATTGTTGCTGAAGCGATTGGTGCAACTCCTGATATGACTGCAGCAGATTTAGAATTTGCTTGTAAAGCAGGTACTGCAGGAATTCAAGCTACTATGGGTTTAGTTGACTCTGGTATGATTAAGTATGGTTTAGCTATTGGTGCTGATACCTCTCAAGGAGCACCGGGGGATGCTTTAGAATACACTGCATCTGCTGGTGGTGCAGCATATATCATTGGTAATAAAAATACTATTGCTGACTTTGGAACTACTTACAGTTTCACTACTGATACTCCTGATTTCTATAGAAGAGAAGGTCAACCTTTCCCAAGTCATGGGGGAAGATTTACTGGTGATCCAGCTTACTTCAAACATGTATTTGGAGCAGCTAAAGGCTTACTCGAAAAAACCGATTCAAAAGCAGAAGATTATGATTATGCTCTTTTCCATCAGCCAAATGGTAAATTTTACATAAGAGTTGCTAAAAAATTAGGATTCACTCAAGAACAATATAAAGATGGTCTTTTAGCTCCTAATGTAGGTAATACTTATTCTGGTGCGGTTCCTTTAGCACTTTCTAATGTTTTAGATAAAGCAGAACCTGGAGATAAAATTTTTATAGTATCTTATGGTTCCGGTGCAGGTAGTGATGGATTTACTTTAACTGTAAATGATAGAATCGAAGAAGTTAAAAGTTTAGCTCCTACAACTGAAGAAATTATATCTAAAAAAATTTATGTTGATTATGCAGTTTATGCTAAATTTAAAGGAAAACTTAGAATGGTATAG
- the cobQ gene encoding cobyric acid synthase CobQ, with the protein MTKCLMIQGTASNAGKSLIVAALCRIYVKRGYKVAPFKSQNMSLNSYTTKENKEIAMAQVLQAKAAMIEPTVDMNPILLKPKEDAISQVIIRGEAIGDRDFFRDYDANKNNDLINEEDYRKIAKEAVINSLNNLKKDYDIIIMEGAGSPAEINLREGDLANMGAAELADANVVLVGDIDKGGVFASVAGTFLLLDDKDRSRFKGVIINKFRGNINLLDSGIERLEEIVKVPILGIVPYAENLQLPEEDSTSLKEHKWNKNFDDESSETKDHIIIGIIKLPKIANFTDIDPFEAEEDVEVRMIELYNYKEKIQDLDAIIIPGTRNSTEDMKELERTGLADEIRKLSKNKGILIGGICGGYQILGRKIIDKNHKESKLDEINGLGLLDIESEFIRENKIVKQSIAKIDLESNSSEDDNESIYSILSKINGEDISGYELHEGTSNLISAKPLFKIEKGIGNNDTDTYDGAYSDNIFGTYFHGIFNNYNLRRELLNYLRENKNLKIKTGEDPFKTSVENSLEELAKIVEESLDMNYIDNLIFDE; encoded by the coding sequence ATGACAAAATGTTTAATGATTCAAGGAACTGCATCTAATGCAGGAAAAAGTCTTATTGTAGCGGCTCTTTGTAGAATATATGTAAAAAGAGGATATAAAGTAGCTCCATTTAAATCACAGAATATGTCTTTAAATTCATATACTACAAAGGAAAATAAAGAAATAGCTATGGCACAGGTTCTACAAGCAAAAGCTGCAATGATAGAACCTACAGTAGATATGAACCCCATTCTTCTTAAACCAAAAGAAGATGCAATTTCTCAAGTAATTATACGAGGTGAAGCTATAGGAGACAGAGACTTTTTTAGAGATTACGATGCAAATAAAAATAATGATTTGATAAATGAGGAAGATTATAGAAAAATTGCTAAAGAGGCTGTTATAAATTCATTAAACAATCTAAAAAAGGATTATGATATAATAATTATGGAAGGTGCTGGATCTCCAGCTGAAATAAACTTAAGAGAAGGAGATTTAGCAAATATGGGTGCTGCTGAACTAGCAGATGCTAATGTAGTTCTGGTTGGAGATATTGACAAGGGAGGAGTCTTTGCATCAGTAGCTGGGACTTTCTTACTTCTCGATGATAAAGACAGATCACGCTTTAAAGGAGTTATTATAAACAAATTTAGAGGCAATATAAATCTTTTAGATTCTGGAATAGAAAGACTTGAAGAAATCGTTAAAGTGCCAATTCTTGGAATCGTCCCATATGCTGAAAATTTACAACTACCTGAAGAGGACTCTACATCCTTAAAAGAACATAAATGGAATAAAAACTTTGATGATGAAAGTTCTGAAACTAAAGACCATATAATTATTGGAATAATTAAGCTTCCAAAAATAGCTAATTTTACTGATATTGACCCATTTGAAGCTGAAGAGGACGTTGAAGTAAGGATGATTGAATTATATAATTATAAAGAAAAAATTCAAGATCTTGATGCAATAATAATTCCTGGAACTAGAAATTCTACAGAGGATATGAAAGAATTAGAAAGAACAGGTTTAGCAGATGAAATAAGAAAATTATCAAAAAATAAGGGCATTCTTATTGGAGGAATCTGTGGGGGATATCAAATACTTGGAAGAAAAATCATCGATAAAAATCATAAGGAATCTAAACTTGATGAAATAAACGGTCTTGGGCTTTTAGACATTGAAAGTGAATTTATTCGGGAAAATAAAATTGTTAAACAAAGTATTGCTAAAATTGATTTAGAAAGTAATTCATCAGAGGATGATAATGAATCAATTTATAGTATCCTTTCAAAAATTAATGGTGAAGATATAAGTGGATATGAACTACATGAAGGAACAAGCAACTTAATTAGTGCTAAACCATTATTTAAAATAGAAAAGGGAATTGGAAATAACGATACCGATACATATGACGGAGCATACAGTGATAATATATTTGGAACTTATTTCCATGGAATATTTAATAATTACAATTTAAGAAGAGAATTATTAAATTATTTAAGAGAAAATAAAAATCTAAAAATAAAAACTGGAGAAGATCCATTTAAAACTAGTGTAGAAAATTCACTAGAAGAATTAGCAAAAATTGTAGAAGAATCTTTAGATATGAATTATATTGATAATTTAATATTTGATGAATAG
- a CDS encoding thiolase domain-containing protein produces MRDVAIIGTSQTKFGELWDSSFRQLISEAGLGAMEDANLSGSDLEAMFVGNMSAGLFVGQEHIAALISDSMGMNPIPCTRVEAACASGGLALRQGIMAVASGYHDVVVSAGVEKMTDVVDATPAIATASDQEWEAQQGATFPSLYAMIAKRHMYEYGTTREQLAMMSVINHKNAANNPNAQFPFEISVDKLLASSSVADPLTLLDCSPVSDGASAIVICAAERAKEFTDTPIYVKASAQSSGTIALHSRKDITTLDATVAASRKAYDMAGLTVKDIDATEVHDCFSINGLLAIEDLGFAPKGEGGKVLEEGQTNIDGDCPINPSGGLKARGHPLGATGIAQAAEIVWQLRGEAGKRQVDGAEIGMTHNIGGTGGTCAVHIFGRDLN; encoded by the coding sequence ATGAGAGATGTTGCAATTATTGGAACTTCCCAAACAAAATTCGGAGAATTATGGGATAGTTCATTTAGACAGTTAATTTCAGAAGCTGGTCTTGGAGCTATGGAAGATGCTAATCTTAGTGGTTCTGACTTGGAAGCTATGTTTGTAGGAAACATGTCTGCAGGTCTTTTTGTAGGTCAAGAACATATCGCAGCACTTATTTCTGACAGTATGGGTATGAACCCAATTCCATGTACAAGAGTTGAAGCTGCTTGTGCATCTGGTGGATTAGCACTTAGACAGGGGATTATGGCTGTTGCTTCTGGTTATCATGATGTAGTGGTATCTGCAGGGGTAGAGAAAATGACTGATGTTGTAGATGCAACACCAGCTATTGCTACTGCTTCAGATCAAGAATGGGAAGCACAACAAGGAGCTACTTTCCCATCATTATATGCTATGATTGCTAAAAGGCATATGTATGAATATGGAACTACAAGGGAACAATTAGCTATGATGTCTGTTATAAACCATAAGAATGCTGCAAATAATCCTAATGCCCAATTCCCATTTGAAATAAGTGTGGATAAATTATTAGCATCCTCTTCTGTTGCAGACCCATTAACTTTATTAGATTGTTCACCTGTTTCTGATGGTGCATCTGCTATTGTTATTTGTGCAGCAGAAAGAGCTAAAGAATTTACTGATACTCCTATTTATGTAAAAGCATCTGCACAATCTTCTGGAACTATTGCATTACATAGTAGAAAAGACATTACTACTTTAGATGCAACTGTTGCTGCTTCTAGAAAAGCTTATGATATGGCAGGGCTAACTGTAAAAGATATTGATGCTACTGAAGTTCACGATTGTTTCTCAATTAATGGATTACTTGCTATAGAAGACCTTGGTTTTGCCCCTAAAGGTGAAGGTGGAAAAGTTCTTGAGGAAGGACAAACTAATATTGATGGTGATTGTCCTATTAACCCATCTGGTGGTTTAAAAGCAAGAGGACACCCTCTTGGTGCTACTGGTATTGCTCAAGCTGCTGAAATTGTATGGCAATTAAGAGGAGAAGCAGGTAAACGTCAAGTGGATGGTGCTGAAATCGGTATGACTCATAATATTGGTGGTACTGGCGGTACTTGTGCTGTTCACATTTTTGGTAGAGATCTTAACTAG
- the dapB gene encoding 4-hydroxy-tetrahydrodipicolinate reductase, whose product MIKVAVTGAAGRMGSGIIRKISEQDDMELVAAIEIPNSPLAGIDAGEKAGIGNIGVAITGSEDLEKTLKESGAEVLVDFTIAHAAVETIKRAADCGVDLVVGTTGFTEEQAQGNADIIKEKNIKAVISSNFSIGVNVFFKVLKDLTPILNDFDIEIIEAHHNQKADAPSGTAMTAFELVANALERKPEEVGVYGRQGQVGKRTKEEIGIHAVRGGDIVGDHTVLYVGDGERLEVKHMAHTREVFIAGVIRALRFVGSAERGKVNDMSDVLGI is encoded by the coding sequence ATGATAAAAGTTGCTGTAACTGGAGCTGCTGGAAGAATGGGCTCTGGTATTATAAGGAAAATTAGTGAACAAGATGATATGGAACTTGTAGCTGCTATTGAAATACCAAACTCTCCATTAGCAGGTATTGATGCTGGTGAAAAAGCAGGTATTGGTAATATTGGTGTAGCTATTACTGGTTCTGAAGATTTAGAAAAAACTTTAAAGGAATCTGGAGCTGAAGTATTGGTTGATTTTACTATTGCTCATGCAGCTGTAGAAACAATTAAAAGAGCTGCTGATTGTGGCGTAGATTTAGTAGTTGGAACTACTGGTTTTACTGAAGAGCAAGCACAAGGAAATGCAGATATAATTAAAGAAAAAAATATTAAAGCTGTAATTTCTTCTAATTTCTCAATTGGGGTAAATGTATTTTTTAAAGTTTTAAAAGACTTAACTCCTATTTTAAATGATTTTGATATTGAAATTATTGAAGCTCACCATAATCAAAAGGCAGATGCTCCCTCTGGAACTGCTATGACTGCATTTGAACTTGTTGCAAATGCATTAGAAAGAAAACCAGAAGAAGTAGGTGTTTATGGAAGACAAGGTCAAGTAGGTAAAAGAACTAAAGAAGAAATTGGTATACATGCAGTACGTGGTGGAGATATTGTAGGAGATCATACTGTATTGTATGTTGGTGATGGTGAAAGATTAGAAGTTAAACACATGGCACATACTAGGGAAGTATTTATTGCTGGTGTAATCCGTGCTTTAAGATTTGTCGGTTCTGCTGAAAGAGGAAAAGTAAATGACATGTCTGATGTTTTAGGAATTTAA
- a CDS encoding class I SAM-dependent methyltransferase, translating into MSDDKKMRRTKEEKELLINARKPKGDLGDKLLDRMNKSHESLAQWGVSHLDISKDDVILDIGCGGGVNLERFLKMTDNKVYGLDYSEIAVEKSIKLNQAAIDDGRCEIIQGSVSDLPFDDNSFDIVTCFETVYFWPDFLNDSKEVRRVLKDDGIMFICNEAIPNEDDEGQNELIDLLDMDIYSEDEFDEYLREAGFSDIICFSKDGSDSLTKEVTGWLCVIARK; encoded by the coding sequence ATGTCTGATGATAAAAAAATGAGAAGGACTAAAGAAGAGAAAGAATTATTGATTAATGCTCGTAAACCTAAAGGGGATTTAGGGGATAAATTATTGGATAGAATGAATAAAAGTCATGAAAGTCTTGCACAGTGGGGTGTAAGCCATTTAGATATCTCAAAAGATGATGTAATTTTAGATATTGGTTGTGGTGGAGGAGTCAACCTAGAAAGATTCCTTAAAATGACTGATAATAAAGTTTATGGTTTAGATTATTCAGAGATTGCAGTTGAAAAATCTATTAAATTAAATCAAGCTGCTATTGATGATGGAAGATGTGAGATTATTCAAGGTTCTGTTTCTGATTTACCTTTTGATGATAATAGCTTTGATATTGTAACTTGTTTTGAAACTGTTTATTTCTGGCCAGATTTTCTTAATGATTCAAAAGAAGTTAGAAGAGTATTAAAAGATGATGGAATAATGTTTATTTGTAATGAAGCAATTCCAAATGAAGATGATGAAGGTCAAAATGAGCTCATTGATTTATTAGATATGGATATTTATTCTGAAGATGAATTTGACGAGTATTTGCGTGAGGCTGGATTTTCTGATATAATCTGCTTTTCAAAAGACGGTTCAGATAGTCTAACTAAAGAAGTTACTGGCTGGCTTTGTGTAATCGCTAGAAAATAA
- the dapA gene encoding 4-hydroxy-tetrahydrodipicolinate synthase codes for MRFEGTAVAMVTPFFEDGTIDEEGYRQNINWLIDQDVDGLVAAGTTGESATLSHAEHRKVLDIMIDEVDGRVTTIAGTGSNATTEAIDLTKYADDVGADMALLITPYYNKPQQHGVIEHYTQIANVVDIDLVTYNVPSRTSLDMAPETIVELAKVDNITALKEASSDVDKTSKTMSLLRDAGLDDDIVILSGSDELTLPLMSVGARGVISASANIDPRRMVQMVNNILDANYDKALELHYEMYDLIKALFIETSPAPAKEALTMMGMPAGPLRLPLVPMLEENKVVLRKALEDAGIL; via the coding sequence GGATACAGACAAAATATTAACTGGCTAATCGACCAAGATGTAGATGGTTTAGTTGCTGCAGGAACTACTGGTGAATCTGCTACCTTATCCCACGCAGAACATAGAAAAGTTCTCGATATTATGATTGATGAGGTAGATGGTAGAGTAACTACTATTGCAGGAACTGGAAGCAATGCAACTACAGAAGCTATAGACTTAACTAAATATGCAGATGATGTTGGAGCAGATATGGCTCTTTTAATCACTCCATACTACAACAAACCTCAACAACATGGAGTTATTGAACATTATACTCAAATTGCAAATGTGGTGGATATTGACTTAGTTACTTATAATGTTCCATCACGTACTAGTTTAGATATGGCTCCTGAAACTATTGTAGAACTTGCAAAAGTAGATAATATCACTGCTTTAAAAGAAGCTTCATCTGATGTAGATAAAACATCTAAAACTATGAGCTTACTAAGGGATGCAGGTTTAGATGATGATATTGTTATATTATCGGGTAGTGATGAATTAACCCTTCCTTTAATGTCTGTTGGTGCAAGAGGGGTAATTAGTGCATCTGCAAATATCGATCCAAGAAGAATGGTTCAGATGGTAAACAATATTTTAGATGCTAACTATGATAAAGCCTTAGAATTACATTATGAAATGTATGATTTAATTAAAGCTTTATTTATTGAAACTAGTCCTGCTCCTGCAAAAGAAGCATTGACCATGATGGGAATGCCTGCAGGTCCATTAAGATTACCTTTAGTTCCTATGTTAGAAGAAAACAAAGTAGTCTTAAGAAAAGCATTAGAAGATGCTGGAATTTTATAA
- the thsA gene encoding thermosome subunit alpha produces the protein MAQGGQPIFILPEGTNRLLGRDAQRTNILAGKVLAETVRTTLGPKGMDKMLVDGLGDIVVTNDGVTILKEMDIEHPAAKMLVEVAKTQEDEVGDGTTTAVIIAGELLKKSESLLDMDIHPTIIAMGYRQAAEKAQEILDEIAIEDISRDMLVKVAMTAMTGKGTEKAREPLANLIVDAVLEVSDDGEVDTDHIKIEKKDGAVVEESTLVQGVIIDKEKVHPGMPSELKDANVVLINSPLEVKETEVDAEIRITDPAQMQAFIEQEEQMVRDMVNKIADVGATVLFAQKGIDDLAQHYLAKEGIMAVRRVKKSDIEKLAKATGATVVSNLDDLTEDDLGSAGSVTEKKISGEDMIFVEECKEPKAVTLLVRGSTKHIVDEIDRAVVDAIGVVAATIEDGQIVAGGGAPEIAMAKKLKDYAESISGREQLAVTAFAESLEIVPKTLAENAGLDSIDSLVDLRASHENSCYMGLNVFTGDVTDMKEEGVIEPKRVKKQAIQSASEAAEMILRIDDVIASSGTSAGDMPMDPGMGGMPPMM, from the coding sequence ATGGCACAAGGTGGACAACCTATTTTCATTTTACCTGAAGGAACTAACAGATTGTTAGGTAGAGATGCACAAAGAACTAACATCTTAGCAGGTAAAGTATTAGCTGAAACTGTAAGAACTACTTTAGGTCCAAAAGGAATGGACAAAATGTTAGTAGACGGACTTGGAGATATTGTAGTGACTAACGATGGAGTTACTATATTAAAAGAAATGGATATTGAACATCCTGCAGCAAAAATGCTTGTAGAAGTTGCAAAAACCCAAGAAGATGAAGTTGGAGATGGAACTACAACTGCAGTAATCATTGCTGGAGAACTCCTCAAAAAATCTGAATCCTTATTAGATATGGATATTCACCCTACTATCATTGCTATGGGTTACAGACAAGCTGCTGAAAAAGCACAAGAAATCTTAGATGAAATTGCTATTGAAGATATTTCTCGTGATATGTTAGTTAAAGTAGCTATGACTGCTATGACTGGCAAAGGAACTGAAAAAGCTCGTGAACCTTTAGCAAACTTAATCGTCGATGCTGTTTTAGAAGTATCTGATGATGGTGAAGTTGATACTGATCATATTAAAATTGAGAAAAAAGATGGTGCTGTAGTAGAAGAATCTACTTTAGTACAAGGTGTAATTATAGATAAGGAAAAAGTACACCCAGGTATGCCTTCTGAATTAAAAGATGCTAATGTTGTTTTAATTAACTCTCCTTTAGAAGTTAAAGAAACTGAAGTTGATGCTGAAATCAGAATCACTGACCCTGCTCAAATGCAAGCATTCATTGAACAAGAAGAACAAATGGTCAGAGATATGGTTAATAAAATCGCAGATGTTGGAGCAACTGTATTATTTGCACAAAAAGGTATCGATGACTTAGCACAACACTACTTAGCTAAAGAAGGAATAATGGCTGTAAGAAGAGTCAAAAAATCTGATATTGAAAAATTAGCAAAAGCAACTGGTGCTACTGTTGTATCTAACTTAGATGATTTAACTGAAGATGATTTAGGTAGTGCTGGCTCTGTAACTGAGAAAAAAATCTCTGGTGAAGACATGATCTTTGTAGAGGAATGCAAAGAACCTAAAGCAGTAACTTTACTCGTAAGAGGAAGTACCAAACACATCGTTGATGAAATCGACAGAGCTGTTGTTGATGCAATCGGTGTAGTAGCTGCTACTATAGAAGATGGCCAAATTGTAGCTGGAGGAGGAGCTCCTGAAATCGCTATGGCTAAAAAACTCAAAGATTATGCGGAATCTATTAGTGGAAGAGAACAATTAGCAGTTACTGCATTTGCAGAATCTTTAGAAATTGTTCCTAAAACCTTAGCTGAAAACGCAGGTTTAGATAGCATTGACTCCTTAGTAGACTTAAGGGCTTCACATGAAAACTCTTGCTATATGGGATTGAATGTCTTTACTGGCGATGTTACTGACATGAAAGAAGAAGGTGTTATAGAACCTAAACGTGTCAAAAAACAAGCTATTCAATCTGCTTCTGAAGCTGCTGAAATGATTTTAAGAATTGATGATGTAATTGCTTCCAGTGGAACTAGTGCTGGTGACATGCCTATGGACCCAGGTATGGGTGGCATGCCTCCAATGATGTAA
- a CDS encoding coiled-coil domain-containing protein — protein sequence MSFENSNDINKLQKLVKSSLLEINKLKMENVQLKQEQNSLKSNDEFEKLKNESEESLKQKDNEISDLKNKYDVELSDLKSQYENDISSLKNKHEVEVSNLKNKHIDDVSDLKLKYDENLRVKDDEISDLKTKFRDDLKNKSLELSDFLAKFDNDIKVKDDEISDLKSKYEADLKTKNYEIENLTHSLNTNIEVLNRSKDLLNSKDETIRNLSDKVKELSDINESLSKMKESFDEEFNNFRTLELGQANLKLKETLNDLSSKDNEIQAISNDLKIANNKITEIQRQLDEAKNKENQANLKLANTLSSVDDKNMEIQSLNAQIASKNEEILDLKNNLVNKDNLVALQRELDSRDVTIREKDVQIKLLKDKSVSREDYAKVQNELSKKDLQIQRLSEVKDLFFELSDNSFLDNQAHDSLVNKTSSEDRELLELNDIKRELELAKENKLKIKVAKDKKLNKGADLIDSTDSVSGIKNLSGNPSSDLEDSLNDLNQNNLKEIERLKQEVEEYKSSVSELKKFKMVYDKLTAPQLKNLNSIQSQIYHLLPNESMDTLSVKDYLNDIAFKNLSFGNTKNILKSLERKGYIEVAKKENDIFFWKKLPLPEE from the coding sequence ATGAGCTTTGAAAATTCAAATGATATAAATAAACTTCAAAAATTAGTAAAATCTTCTCTTTTAGAGATTAACAAACTTAAAATGGAAAATGTTCAATTAAAACAAGAGCAAAATTCCCTAAAATCTAATGACGAATTTGAAAAATTAAAAAATGAATCTGAAGAATCTTTAAAACAAAAAGATAATGAAATATCAGATTTAAAAAATAAGTATGATGTTGAGCTTTCTGATTTAAAATCTCAATATGAAAATGATATTTCTTCTTTAAAAAATAAACATGAAGTTGAAGTTTCTAATTTAAAGAATAAACATATTGATGATGTATCAGATTTAAAACTTAAATATGATGAAAATTTAAGAGTTAAGGATGATGAAATTTCTGATTTAAAAACTAAATTTAGGGATGATTTAAAGAATAAAAGTCTTGAACTTAGTGACTTTTTAGCTAAATTTGATAATGATATTAAAGTTAAGGATGATGAAATTTCTGATTTAAAATCTAAATATGAAGCTGATTTAAAAACTAAAAATTATGAAATTGAAAATTTGACTCATTCTTTAAATACTAATATTGAAGTGTTAAACAGGTCTAAAGATTTATTAAATTCTAAGGATGAAACTATTAGGAATTTATCTGATAAGGTTAAAGAACTTTCTGATATAAATGAATCTCTTTCTAAAATGAAAGAATCTTTTGATGAAGAATTTAATAACTTTAGAACTTTAGAATTAGGACAAGCAAATCTTAAATTAAAAGAAACATTAAATGATCTTAGTTCTAAAGATAATGAGATTCAAGCTATTTCTAATGATTTAAAAATTGCAAATAATAAAATCACTGAGATTCAACGTCAATTGGATGAAGCAAAAAATAAAGAAAATCAAGCTAATCTTAAATTAGCTAATACATTAAGCTCTGTGGATGATAAAAATATGGAAATCCAATCCCTTAATGCTCAAATTGCTTCTAAAAATGAAGAGATTCTTGATTTGAAAAATAATTTAGTAAATAAAGATAATCTTGTAGCATTACAAAGAGAACTTGATTCTCGTGATGTAACTATTCGTGAGAAGGATGTTCAAATAAAATTATTAAAAGATAAATCTGTTTCTCGTGAGGACTATGCTAAAGTTCAAAATGAATTATCTAAGAAAGATTTACAAATCCAAAGGCTTAGTGAAGTTAAAGATTTATTCTTTGAATTATCTGATAATAGCTTCTTAGATAATCAAGCTCATGATAGTCTTGTAAATAAAACATCTTCTGAAGATAGGGAATTATTAGAATTAAATGACATTAAAAGGGAACTAGAGTTAGCTAAAGAAAACAAACTTAAAATTAAAGTAGCAAAAGATAAAAAATTAAATAAAGGTGCTGATTTAATCGATTCTACAGATTCAGTTAGTGGTATTAAAAATCTATCTGGCAATCCATCTAGTGATTTAGAAGATTCTCTTAATGACCTTAATCAAAATAATTTAAAAGAAATTGAAAGGTTAAAGCAAGAAGTTGAAGAATATAAATCTTCTGTTTCTGAGTTAAAAAAATTCAAAATGGTCTATGATAAATTAACTGCTCCTCAGTTGAAGAATTTAAATTCTATTCAGTCTCAAATTTATCATTTACTACCTAATGAATCTATGGACACATTATCTGTAAAAGATTATCTTAATGATATAGCATTTAAAAATCTTTCATTTGGTAACACAAAGAACATTCTTAAAAGTTTAGAGAGAAAAGGCTATATTGAAGTAGCTAAGAAGGAAAATGATATATTCTTCTGGAAAAAGCTTCCTTTACCAGAGGAATAA
- the asd gene encoding aspartate-semialdehyde dehydrogenase — protein MVKVGVLGATGMVGQRFIQLLDNHPDFEIAALAASSRSAGKKYEDATTWYLNEEMPESVKDMNVIETDPAKMDKDVEIVFSSLPADFAAKIEPQYAKDFVVASNASAMRMKKDIPLVIPEVNPQFLDMIDAQQKNNNWDGFIVTNPNCSTIALTLTLKPIYDNFNINRIYVSTMQAISGAGYNGVPSMAILDNLVPYIGGEEEKMESETLHLLGSLDGGEVKPANFSLSASCHRVAVIDGHTEAVFVELDDEADIDKIKKTIADFKGLPQELNLHSAPEHPVLIKEEDNRPQPRMDRNAYGGMAATVGRLRKDQAFDNSFKYVLVGHNTIRGAAGASILNAELINKQIL, from the coding sequence ATGGTAAAAGTAGGTGTACTTGGTGCAACTGGAATGGTAGGTCAAAGGTTTATCCAATTATTGGATAATCATCCTGATTTTGAAATAGCTGCTCTTGCAGCATCATCAAGATCTGCTGGTAAAAAATATGAAGATGCTACCACTTGGTATTTAAATGAAGAAATGCCAGAATCTGTAAAAGATATGAATGTTATTGAAACGGATCCTGCAAAAATGGATAAGGATGTAGAAATTGTTTTTTCATCACTTCCAGCTGATTTTGCAGCTAAAATTGAACCTCAATATGCTAAAGATTTTGTAGTAGCTTCTAATGCAAGTGCTATGCGTATGAAAAAAGATATTCCTTTAGTTATTCCAGAAGTTAATCCTCAATTTTTAGATATGATTGATGCACAGCAAAAAAATAACAACTGGGATGGATTTATTGTAACTAATCCTAATTGTTCTACTATTGCTTTAACTTTAACTTTAAAGCCAATTTATGATAATTTTAATATTAATAGAATTTATGTCTCTACTATGCAGGCTATTTCAGGAGCAGGTTATAATGGTGTTCCTTCTATGGCTATTTTAGATAATCTAGTTCCATACATTGGTGGGGAAGAAGAAAAAATGGAAAGTGAAACTTTACATTTACTAGGTTCTCTTGATGGTGGAGAAGTTAAACCTGCAAACTTTTCATTAAGTGCATCATGCCACAGAGTTGCTGTTATTGATGGCCATACTGAAGCAGTATTTGTAGAACTTGATGATGAGGCAGATATTGATAAAATCAAAAAGACTATAGCTGATTTTAAAGGCCTTCCACAAGAATTAAATCTTCACTCTGCTCCAGAACATCCAGTTCTTATTAAAGAAGAAGATAATAGGCCTCAACCAAGAATGGATAGAAATGCTTATGGGGGAATGGCTGCAACAGTAGGTAGACTAAGAAAAGATCAAGCATTTGATAATAGTTTTAAATATGTTTTAGTAGGACATAACACTATTAGAGGTGCTGCTGGTGCTTCTATCTTAAATGCAGAATTGATTAATAAGCAAATATTATAA